The Silvanigrella paludirubra genome contains a region encoding:
- a CDS encoding substrate-binding periplasmic protein: MKNIKIKLILFYLIIPIQFHRYILAESNIDINISDNVPPQSGYNILNKLEGLIIDLSVNIFKNYSFSAFPLARALEETKNKKNSLIFISRNTSRENEYQWISPIYITPVFIYTRKGWIKKNGVNINRLSSIGVINGSSLILTLNEKKYMGEISTVTSNEQNLKKLLNERIDGWIEGSIIAEYIIKKENLNVLSFDKIGPILNNKTWIATSKKSDKEFISAVSLKINKFRTSQLYNEILNKYSAQPIDYGND; this comes from the coding sequence TCAAATATTGATATAAATATTTCAGATAATGTTCCTCCTCAATCGGGGTATAACATTTTAAATAAGCTTGAAGGACTAATCATCGATTTATCTGTAAATATTTTTAAAAATTATTCTTTTTCTGCTTTTCCGTTAGCTAGAGCTTTGGAAGAAACTAAAAATAAAAAAAACTCACTTATTTTTATTTCACGTAATACTTCTAGAGAAAATGAATATCAATGGATATCTCCTATTTATATCACTCCTGTTTTTATTTATACAAGAAAAGGATGGATCAAAAAAAATGGAGTAAACATAAATAGATTAAGCTCTATTGGTGTTATTAATGGTTCTTCATTAATTCTAACATTAAATGAAAAAAAATATATGGGTGAAATTTCTACTGTTACAAGTAACGAACAAAATTTAAAAAAATTACTAAATGAACGAATTGACGGTTGGATTGAAGGAAGCATTATTGCTGAGTATATAATAAAAAAAGAAAATTTAAATGTTTTAAGCTTTGACAAAATTGGACCTATTTTGAATAATAAAACTTGGATAGCAACTTCAAAAAAATCAGATAAAGAATTTATATCAGCAGTATCATTAAAAATAAATAAATTTAGAACAAGTCAATTATATAATGAAATTTTAAATAAATACTCTGCGCAACCTATTGATTATGGGAATGATTAA